DNA from Homo sapiens chromosome 1, GRCh38.p14 Primary Assembly:
gtatttttggtagagacagggtttcgccatgttgtccaggctggcctcgaactcctgacctcaggtgatctcccccgcattggcctcccaaagtgctgggattacaggagtgagccactgtgcccagccacagtgagctttgatcacaccactgcactgcagcctgggccacagagcaagatcctgtctcaaaacaaaataaaataattgtaatgtAGGTTTTGGTAACCACATGTGTCTTTTCCTCTTCAGAATGGAGATCTCCTCTCATCAGTCTCACCTCCTGCAGCAACTGAACGAGCAGCGCAGGCAAGATGTATTTTGTGACTGCAGTATTCTAGTTGAAGGGAAGGTCTTCAAAGCACATCGAAATGTATTATTCGCTAGTAGCGGCTACTTTAAAATGCTTCTTTCTCAGAATTCAAAGGAGACGAGTCAGCCAACCACAGCTACATTTCAGGCTTTCTCCCCTGACACTTTTACAGTTATCTTGGACTTCGTATATTCTGGCAAACTGTCTCTTACTGGTCAGAATGTCATAGAAGTGATGTCGGCTGCTAGCTTCCTTCAGATGACTGATGTCATAAGTGTATGTAAGACTTTTATTAAATCTTCCTTAGACattagtgagaaagaaaaagatcgCTATTTCAGTCTCTCAGATAAAGATGCCAATTCTAATGGTGTAGAACGTTCCTCTTTTTATAGTGGTGGCTGGCAAGAAGGAAGCAGTTCTCCACGTTCTCACCTAAGCCCAGAGCAAGGAACAGGTATAATAAGTGGAAAATCTTGGAATAAGTATAATTATCATCCAGCCTCCCAGAAGAATACTCAACAACCCTTGGCCAAGCATGAACCAAGGAAAGAGTCCATTAAAAAGACCAAACATTTGAGATTGTCACAGCCTTCTGAAGTTACTCATTATAAGTCAAGCAAACGAGAAGTACGAACATCTGATTCTTCCAGCCATGTTTCCCAGTCTGAAGAACAAGCACAGATTGATGCTGAAATGGACTCTACTCCTGTTGGCTATCAGTACGGTCAAGGATCTGATGTCACATCCAAAAGCTTTCCAGGTACCCAAAAAGAGCATAAGTCCCCTCATCCAGGTTCCAAACTGCTATATTAATCAGTCTACTGTCAAAACACCCTTAGTTTCAGGTGCTCTAAGCAGTTGAAgcaagtgatttttttcaaaagttctatttttgtaatgaaatttatttagtaaggataggcgtggtggctcacgcctgtgattccagcagtttgggaggctgaggcgggcagatcacctgaggtcaggagttcgagaccagcctggccaacatggcaaaaccccgtctccactaaaagtacaaaaaaattagccgagcattgtgatgtgtgcctgtaatcccagctattcaggaggctgaggcaggagaatcacttgaacccgggaggcggaggttgcagggagctgagattacaccactgcactccatcctgggcgatagagtgagactctgtctcaaaaaaacaaaaaaagaagaaattcatttCATAAAACgtggatttaaattttttaattcaaaataatattgaataaatataatgacaatcaaaataataagaatactAAGGGTCAAAACCCATGATTTTCCAAACCTGTATCTGTGGGTGGTTAGATTACTCTTAAATGTTTAAAGCTCTTTTCTAAATAGTTCAATCCCTGAGAcacatattttcactttaaatagtttttttttttcctgtgtacttACTCAGAGGAGTATTTAGCTTATTAAGATACaaatacaggccgggcacagtggctcacgcctgtaatcccagcactttgggaggctgaggcgggcagatcatgaggtcaggagttcaagaccaacctgaccaacatggtgaaaccatgtctctacgaaaaatacaaaaattagctgggagtgctggcgcatgtctgtaatcccagctactcaggagcctgaggcagaagaatcgcttcaggagaacccaggaggcagaggttgcagtgagtggagattgcgccattgcactccagcctgggcaacagagcgaaactctatctcaaaaaaaaaaaaaaaagcatagcagTCTGAATTTACCCAACTTTCTAAATATATCAAATACCGAAGTTAAAGTTCCATACTTAGGATTACATTGACAATCTAGTCTTAATAAAATTTCTTTCGTCTCTTACTTTTTGGGCTAACCAACTCCTtgtgaattctttttatttctttttttttaagtttatttttttctttccttgtttccaTTGGGCTTGGATTGGATTCTTTCTGTTATTAGAATTGTTATGAACTTTCCAGTGATTTAATCAAAGCGTCTCTTGACAGATGATCTGCCTCGGATGCGATTCAAGTGCCCGTACTGCACACATGTGGTGAAGCGGAAGGCAGACCTAAAGCGCCACCTTCGTTGTCATACAGGAGAAAGGCCCTATCCATGTCAAGCTTGTGGAAAAAGATTTAGCAGGCTAGACCATCTAAGTAGCCATTTTCGAACAgtatgtatgattttttttcatcgttttactaattcttttttggtttttgtttttgtttttttgagatggagtttcactcttgttgccaggctggagtacaatggtgtaatctcagctcgctgcaacctctgcctcccgggttcaagcaattctcctgcctcagcctcccaagtagttgggatacaggtgtgtgccaccacgcctggctaatttttgtatttttagtagagatggggtttcaccacattggcctggctggtctcaaacacccaacctcaggtgattcacctgcctcagcctcccaaaagtgctgggattacaggcatgagccaccacgcccggccttgttttgttttttttttttgagacagggtctctctctatcgcccaagctggagtgcagtggtgccatctcagctcactgcagcttttgtttttttttttgagacagggtctctctctatcgcccaagctggagtgcagtggtgccatctcagctcactgcagccgcgacttctcaggctcaaattatcctcccgcctcagcctcctgagtagctgggactacaggcctgcaccaacatgccaggctaatttttgtatttttatattttttgtagagatggggtttcatcatgttgcccaggctggtcttgaactcctggggtcaagtgatccacctgcctcagcctcccaaaatgctggggttacaggcgtgagccacagtacctggcccATCATTTTACTTCTTAAGAAATATGTacagttggccaggcacagtggctcacacacgtaatcccagcacttcgggaggccaaggcgggcagattgcttgaggccagttcagttcaagaccagcctggttggctgggcgcggtggctcacgcctgtaatcccagcactttgggaggccgaggcaggcggatcatgaggtcaggagatcgagaccatcctggctaacatggtgaaaccccgtctctactaaaaatacaaaaaaattagccaggcgtggtggcgggcgcctgcaatcccagctactcaggaggctgaggcaggagaatggtgtgaacctgggaggcggagcttgcagtgagccgagattgcatcactgcactccagcctgggcgactgagcgagactccatctcaaaaaaaaaaaaaagaccagcctggctaacatggtgaaaccccatccaccaaaaatacaaaaattagctggcatggtagcgcacacctataatcccagctactcaggaggctgaggcacgagaattgcccaaacccaggaagtggaggttacagtgagctgagatcgcgccactgcactccagcctgaatgacagagtgagacactgtctaaaacaaaaaacaaacaaaaaaaatacatttatgggCTTTAGGATCATCTCATTTGCTGAGGGAAATGTTTTCACACAACTCTACCATATTTAAAATTCTTCCAACTTAGTGTTTTTACTTTGCACGTAAAGCATAATtatgtatattgatttttaatcTCCTTCAAGACCTTGAAGTGGGGTATATTCTTTTGATGGtaaatagttttatatttccattttaattcacTTAGtctaatatgtttttatatactgGTCTGTTCAGAGCCAAAGATAATATAAACTGTATAAATGCTTTAAGTGTCTAGGTCAGAATCACCACTGTAGATACTCAGCATCTACCAGTGATTACTGAATCCTTGTCTGGTAGGATTTCAGTCTAGTTGCGGCTGTCCAACCAAAGGAGGTCTCCACTacacctgctttcttttttctttttttttttgagacagagtctcgctctgttgcccaggctggagtgtaatggcgtgatcttgccccactgcaacctctgcctcccaggttcaaacaattctcctgtctcagcctcccgagtagctgggactacaggtgcccacctagtttttgt
Protein-coding regions in this window:
- the ZBTB8A gene encoding zinc finger and BTB domain-containing protein 8A isoform 2 (isoform 2 is encoded by transcript variant 2), with protein sequence MEISSHQSHLLQQLNEQRRQDVFCDCSILVEGKVFKAHRNVLFASSGYFKMLLSQNSKETSQPTTATFQAFSPDTFTVILDFVYSGKLSLTGQNVIEVMSAASFLQMTDVISVCKTFIKSSLDISEKEKDRYFSLSDKDANSNGVERSSFYSGGWQEGSSSPRSHLSPEQGTGIISGKSWNKYNYHPASQKNTQQPLAKHEPRKESIKKTKHLRLSQPSEVTHYKSSKREVRTSDSSSHVSQSEEQAQIDAEMDSTPVGYQYGQGSDVTSKSFPDDLPRMRFKCPYCTHVVKRKADLKRHLRCHTGERPYPCQACGKRFSRLDHLSSHFRTMEIRIPDGT
- the ZBTB8A gene encoding zinc finger and BTB domain-containing protein 8A isoform 1 (isoform 1 is encoded by transcript variant 1) → MEISSHQSHLLQQLNEQRRQDVFCDCSILVEGKVFKAHRNVLFASSGYFKMLLSQNSKETSQPTTATFQAFSPDTFTVILDFVYSGKLSLTGQNVIEVMSAASFLQMTDVISVCKTFIKSSLDISEKEKDRYFSLSDKDANSNGVERSSFYSGGWQEGSSSPRSHLSPEQGTGIISGKSWNKYNYHPASQKNTQQPLAKHEPRKESIKKTKHLRLSQPSEVTHYKSSKREVRTSDSSSHVSQSEEQAQIDAEMDSTPVGYQYGQGSDVTSKSFPDDLPRMRFKCPYCTHVVKRKADLKRHLRCHTGERPYPCQACGKRFSRLDHLSSHFRTIHQACKLICRKCKRHVTDLTGQVVQEGTRRYRLCNECLAEFGIDSLPIDLEAEQHLMSPSDGDKDSRWHLSEDENRSYVEIVEDGSADLVIQQVDDSEEEEEKEIKPNIR